A single region of the Pontibacter kalidii genome encodes:
- the glmM gene encoding phosphoglucosamine mutase, with the protein MALIKSISGIRGTIGGQAGEGLTPVDVVKFSAAFGTWVLQNTDKKTIVVGRDARLSGDMVNKLVCATLQGLGIDVVDVGLSTTPTVEMAVPEMQAGGGIILTASHNPKQWNALKLLNHKGEFISDAEGELVLEIADQEAFEFAQVTELGKYTRDEEALEKHIRTILDLPLVDVEAIKAKNFSVAVDAVNSSGGFAVPMLLEALGVNKIEKLYCEPDGNFAHNPEPLPENLREIARVIEKGKFDLGIVVDPDVDRLALVNEDGSMFGEEYTLVAVADYILKNQAGNTVSNLSSTRALRDVTEKAGGSYFAAAVGEVNVVNMMKEQHAIIGGEGNGGIIYPELHYGRDALVGIALFLTHLAKSGMSMTRLRASYPSYYISKNKIELTPEVNVDEVLRQMQERYAKQPVNTIDGVKIEFDKEWVHLRKSNTEPIIRIYAESDSNATAEHLANKIIADIKEIISNKA; encoded by the coding sequence GTGGCTTTAATAAAATCAATTTCAGGAATACGTGGTACGATAGGCGGACAGGCTGGAGAAGGACTTACCCCTGTGGATGTGGTTAAGTTTTCCGCTGCTTTCGGTACCTGGGTGCTTCAGAACACCGACAAGAAGACTATTGTAGTGGGGCGCGATGCGCGCCTTTCCGGCGATATGGTAAACAAGCTGGTTTGCGCCACCTTGCAGGGCCTGGGGATAGACGTAGTGGACGTGGGGCTCTCTACCACGCCAACCGTGGAGATGGCTGTGCCGGAGATGCAGGCCGGCGGCGGCATCATCCTTACAGCCAGCCACAACCCTAAGCAGTGGAACGCCCTGAAACTGCTCAACCACAAAGGCGAGTTTATTTCCGATGCCGAGGGGGAACTGGTGCTGGAGATTGCCGACCAAGAGGCCTTTGAGTTTGCGCAGGTAACAGAGCTGGGCAAGTACACCCGGGACGAGGAGGCGCTGGAGAAGCATATCAGAACCATACTTGACCTGCCGCTGGTAGACGTGGAGGCCATTAAAGCTAAGAACTTTAGTGTGGCGGTGGATGCCGTGAACTCGAGCGGCGGCTTTGCCGTGCCAATGCTGCTGGAGGCCTTGGGCGTGAATAAAATCGAGAAGCTCTACTGCGAGCCGGACGGCAACTTTGCCCACAACCCGGAGCCGCTGCCAGAGAACCTGCGCGAGATCGCGCGCGTGATCGAGAAGGGCAAGTTTGACCTGGGCATTGTGGTGGACCCGGATGTGGACCGCCTGGCCCTGGTGAACGAGGACGGCAGCATGTTCGGCGAAGAGTATACGCTCGTAGCCGTAGCTGACTATATCTTAAAGAACCAGGCAGGAAACACGGTTTCTAACCTTTCGTCTACCCGTGCCTTGCGCGATGTGACCGAGAAAGCCGGAGGTTCCTATTTTGCCGCTGCTGTGGGCGAGGTGAACGTGGTGAACATGATGAAGGAGCAGCACGCCATCATCGGGGGCGAGGGCAACGGCGGTATCATTTACCCGGAGCTGCACTACGGCCGCGACGCGCTGGTGGGCATTGCCCTGTTCCTGACGCACCTGGCTAAATCCGGCATGAGCATGACGCGCCTGCGCGCCAGCTACCCAAGCTACTATATCTCCAAGAACAAGATAGAGCTGACGCCGGAGGTGAATGTGGACGAGGTGCTGCGCCAGATGCAGGAGCGCTACGCCAAGCAGCCGGTCAACACGATTGACGGCGTGAAGATTGAGTTCGACAAGGAGTGGGTGCACCTGCGCAAGTCCAATACTGAGCCGATCATCCGTATCTACGCTGAGAGCGACAGCAATGCCACGGCAGAGCACCTGGCCAATAAAATCATCGCCGATATCAAAGAGATCATCTCTAATAAAGCATAA
- a CDS encoding ExbD/TolR family protein, which produces MAEIQEKADSGKGGKKRAKRSSTKIDMTPLVDLAALLITFFMLTTTFNKPQTMEINMPVKPDNEEEQIALKASNAMTIILGADDKIYYYFGLAEDNPEVIESSYAAGGIRKVLTSPQVKSNDKMTVMVKPMEGSRYKNMVDILDELKITDTKKFAMVEIADSDKKLVQEQIGN; this is translated from the coding sequence ATGGCAGAGATTCAAGAAAAAGCCGACTCCGGTAAAGGTGGTAAGAAACGCGCCAAACGCTCATCGACCAAAATCGACATGACGCCACTGGTAGACCTTGCCGCCCTTCTGATTACATTCTTCATGCTTACCACGACTTTCAATAAGCCGCAGACCATGGAAATTAACATGCCTGTGAAGCCTGATAATGAAGAAGAGCAGATAGCGCTTAAAGCCAGTAACGCCATGACCATTATTCTTGGCGCAGACGATAAGATCTATTACTACTTCGGTCTGGCTGAAGATAATCCAGAGGTAATCGAGTCGAGCTACGCAGCAGGCGGCATCCGCAAAGTTCTCACTTCACCCCAAGTGAAGTCGAACGACAAGATGACCGTAATGGTGAAGCCAATGGAGGGGTCGCGCTACAAGAACATGGTGGACATCCTGGATGAATTAAAAATAACAGATACCAAGAAGTTTGCAATGGTAGAAATTGCCGATTCAGACAAGAAGCTGGTACAAGAACAAATTGGAAATTAA
- a CDS encoding LOG family protein, with protein MKSIAVFCGANAGNNPVYAAAATKLGHLMAAQSMRLVFGGGKVGLMGTIADAVLDGGGAAVGVIPQSLVDREQAHTGLTEQHVVKTMHERKALMAAKSDAFIAMPGGFGTLDEINEIITWNQLGIIKKPVAFYNVNGYFDKFLDFVKDSVQEGFIKQEYVSNLIVESEAEVLLQKLTKYADAVSEDWVDSERI; from the coding sequence ATGAAAAGTATAGCCGTTTTCTGTGGCGCCAATGCCGGCAATAACCCGGTGTATGCAGCGGCAGCCACAAAGTTGGGCCACCTGATGGCCGCACAAAGTATGAGACTGGTATTCGGTGGTGGTAAGGTCGGGTTGATGGGCACCATTGCCGACGCCGTACTTGACGGGGGCGGAGCGGCTGTTGGCGTGATCCCGCAGAGCCTGGTAGACCGCGAGCAGGCCCATACCGGCCTGACGGAGCAGCACGTAGTAAAAACGATGCACGAGCGCAAGGCCCTGATGGCGGCTAAGTCAGATGCCTTTATTGCCATGCCCGGCGGCTTCGGTACCCTCGATGAGATCAACGAGATCATCACCTGGAACCAACTGGGCATCATTAAAAAGCCAGTGGCCTTTTACAACGTGAACGGCTATTTCGACAAGTTCCTGGACTTTGTGAAAGATAGCGTGCAGGAGGGCTTCATCAAGCAGGAGTATGTGAGCAACCTGATCGTGGAAAGCGAGGCGGAGGTGCTGCTGCAGAAACTCACCAAGTATGCCGATGCTGTATCGGAAGATTGGGTAGACTCGGAGCGTATCTAG
- the mazG gene encoding nucleoside triphosphate pyrophosphohydrolase produces the protein MTTSLPGKNDRQRQLEAFSRLLDVMDDLREKCPWDRKQTMESLRHLTIEETYELSDAILKGEVQEVKKEIGDIMLHLVFYAKIASEQGAFDIADVLNAQCEKLIFRHPHIYGDTKADSEEEVKQNWERLKLKEGNKSVLGGVPQSLPALVKAMRIQEKARGAGFDWDDKTQVWAKVQEELNEFASEFNIEDSAAIDQQRATAEFGDLLFSLINFARFAGINPEEALERTNLKFISRFQYIETEAAKDGKRLQDMTLQEMDFYWNKAKKL, from the coding sequence ATGACTACTTCACTACCCGGTAAAAACGATCGCCAACGCCAGCTCGAGGCCTTTAGCCGCCTGCTGGATGTGATGGACGACCTGCGCGAGAAATGTCCCTGGGACCGCAAGCAAACCATGGAAAGCCTGCGCCACCTCACCATCGAAGAAACCTACGAACTTTCTGACGCCATACTTAAAGGGGAGGTACAGGAAGTAAAGAAAGAGATCGGCGACATTATGCTGCACCTGGTATTCTACGCCAAGATCGCCTCAGAGCAGGGCGCCTTTGATATTGCAGACGTGCTGAATGCCCAGTGCGAGAAGCTTATTTTCCGGCACCCGCACATCTACGGCGACACCAAGGCCGACAGCGAGGAGGAGGTAAAGCAGAACTGGGAAAGGCTAAAGCTAAAAGAGGGCAACAAATCTGTGCTCGGAGGAGTACCTCAATCGCTGCCCGCACTGGTAAAAGCCATGCGCATACAGGAAAAGGCACGCGGCGCGGGGTTCGACTGGGATGATAAAACGCAGGTATGGGCCAAGGTACAGGAGGAGCTAAACGAGTTTGCCAGTGAGTTTAACATAGAGGACAGCGCTGCCATAGACCAGCAAAGAGCCACCGCAGAGTTTGGCGACCTGCTGTTCTCGCTCATCAACTTCGCCCGTTTTGCAGGCATTAACCCGGAGGAGGCCCTGGAACGCACTAACCTGAAGTTTATCTCGCGCTTCCAGTACATTGAGACAGAGGCAGCTAAAGATGGCAAGAGGCTACAGGACATGACCTTGCAGGAAATGGATTTTTACTGGAACAAAGCAAAAAAACTATAG
- a CDS encoding MotA/TolQ/ExbB proton channel family protein, with product MEKKTAVVSKNANVEKKPSPVGSLFATIVIPIAFIACVLIYIFVFGNPANFEGNDNANHPLSGNYLGIVYKGGWVVPVLLTLNLLVFIFAIERALTIGKAKGTKSVADFVRNISAKLNQRDINGAIAACDVQKGSVANVVKAGLLKYKEMQNEPELLKAEKVAAIQKEIEESTSLELPMLEKNLVVISTIASISTLVGLIGTVIGMIKAFSALATSGAPDSVALANGISEALINTALGVTGSTVAIIAYNYFTSKIDELTYSIDEAGFSMVSTFTAQHDTAATRPQTV from the coding sequence ATGGAAAAAAAGACTGCAGTAGTGAGCAAGAATGCTAATGTAGAGAAAAAACCAAGTCCGGTAGGCTCTCTATTTGCGACCATCGTTATTCCAATCGCTTTTATAGCATGTGTGCTTATCTATATCTTCGTATTTGGCAATCCAGCCAACTTCGAAGGCAATGACAATGCTAACCACCCGCTTTCGGGCAACTATCTTGGTATTGTTTACAAAGGTGGTTGGGTAGTACCAGTACTTCTTACCCTTAACCTGTTAGTATTCATCTTTGCTATCGAGCGTGCCCTTACCATCGGTAAAGCAAAAGGCACCAAGAGTGTTGCTGACTTTGTGCGTAACATCTCTGCCAAACTGAACCAGCGCGACATCAACGGTGCCATCGCTGCCTGTGACGTACAGAAAGGCTCTGTGGCCAACGTAGTAAAAGCCGGCCTGCTGAAGTACAAGGAAATGCAGAACGAGCCAGAACTGCTGAAAGCAGAGAAAGTAGCCGCTATCCAGAAGGAAATCGAAGAGTCTACTTCCCTGGAACTGCCTATGCTGGAGAAAAACCTGGTAGTTATCTCAACTATCGCCTCTATCTCTACACTGGTTGGTTTGATCGGTACGGTAATTGGTATGATCAAGGCCTTCTCGGCTCTTGCAACTTCAGGTGCTCCGGACTCAGTAGCCCTTGCAAACGGTATCTCTGAGGCCCTTATCAACACAGCCCTGGGTGTGACAGGTTCTACTGTTGCGATCATTGCCTACAACTACTTCACTAGCAAGATCGACGAACTTACTTACAGCATCGATGAGGCTGGCTTCAGCATGGTGTCTACTTTCACAGCACAGCACGACACAGCTGCTACCAGACCGCAAACTGTTTAA
- a CDS encoding energy transducer TonB — protein sequence MEKSYFLSTTFNNIVFRGRNKAYGAYYLRRKYSKHMLLASTLAIATFSGALVGPLVDTIFFSDPVKYVKPVFDIKEPVVLVLPPPPAPKPEPEKAIAPPPAPAAEKNVATEKFTKIQVVDDATETTETVPDQSRLSEVVIGKEKIEGDLPEIPSVSITEDPPAGLEGGTGEAPAETEPFIVVDQMPQFKGGVDDLMLYLGRKLRYPASAQSNGIEGTVVVTFVVGTTGEITDVEVLKGLGFGTDEEAARVIQNMPKWEPGRQNGRAVPVRYTLPIRFKMQ from the coding sequence ATGGAAAAGAGCTATTTCTTAAGCACGACCTTCAACAACATTGTGTTCAGAGGGCGAAACAAGGCGTATGGCGCCTATTACCTGCGCCGCAAGTACAGCAAACACATGCTGCTGGCATCCACACTCGCTATAGCGACATTTTCCGGGGCATTGGTCGGTCCGTTGGTAGATACAATCTTCTTCTCAGATCCTGTCAAGTATGTGAAACCCGTCTTTGACATCAAGGAGCCTGTGGTGCTCGTGCTGCCACCCCCTCCCGCACCCAAACCGGAACCTGAGAAAGCTATAGCGCCCCCTCCTGCTCCCGCCGCCGAGAAAAACGTAGCCACCGAGAAGTTTACGAAAATACAAGTAGTAGACGATGCGACAGAAACTACTGAAACGGTGCCGGACCAAAGCAGGCTGTCGGAGGTGGTGATCGGAAAAGAAAAGATAGAAGGCGACCTGCCTGAAATACCATCTGTAAGTATAACTGAAGATCCTCCCGCAGGTTTGGAGGGAGGCACAGGCGAAGCACCCGCCGAAACGGAGCCCTTTATAGTGGTGGACCAGATGCCACAATTTAAAGGCGGGGTAGATGACCTGATGCTATATTTAGGCCGCAAGCTGCGTTACCCGGCCTCTGCCCAGAGCAACGGGATAGAGGGAACCGTAGTAGTTACGTTTGTAGTAGGCACAACCGGCGAGATAACAGACGTGGAAGTACTGAAAGGTCTCGGGTTCGGAACGGACGAAGAGGCAGCACGCGTCATACAGAACATGCCCAAATGGGAGCCTGGCAGGCAGAATGGACGCGCGGTTCCGGTGCGCTATACTTTACCTATACGGTTTAAAATGCAGTAA
- a CDS encoding cysteine desulfurase family protein yields MRVYLDNAATTPLDKEVFDAMAPFMLEHFGNPSSIHSHGREVRAAIERARKTVAGLLNTSPAEVFFTSGGTEADNAAIVCTCRSLGIKHAITTKLEHHAVLHTLELLERQEEVQLSYLRHDERGNLDLEHLEELLASQPQTLVSVMHANNEIGNLNDIEAIAEICRKYNAVFHSDTVQTMGHYQHDLQQLKANLIVGSAHKFHGPKGVGFLYCDAETKIQPLIQGGAQERNMRGGTENVYGIIGLAKALEIAYRDMAEHQQHIQSLKDRMIHQLREQMDDVSFNGMSAFGDKSLYTVLNVSLPASDLNEMLLFSLDIAKISASGGSACSSGANTGSHVLRALEVDPNRGSIRFSFSKYNTPEEVDYVAETLAKMYKKQLA; encoded by the coding sequence ATGCGTGTATATTTAGATAATGCTGCCACCACCCCTCTGGATAAAGAGGTTTTTGACGCCATGGCCCCCTTCATGCTGGAGCACTTCGGCAATCCTTCTTCCATCCACTCGCACGGGCGCGAGGTTAGGGCGGCTATTGAGCGGGCGCGCAAAACGGTGGCAGGTTTGCTGAACACGTCGCCGGCAGAGGTCTTCTTTACCTCCGGCGGTACCGAGGCCGATAACGCTGCCATCGTCTGTACCTGCCGCTCGCTGGGCATCAAGCATGCTATTACCACTAAACTGGAGCACCACGCGGTGCTGCATACCCTGGAGCTGCTGGAGAGGCAGGAGGAGGTGCAGCTAAGCTACCTGCGCCACGACGAGCGCGGCAACCTGGACCTGGAGCACCTGGAGGAGTTGCTGGCCAGCCAGCCGCAGACGCTGGTATCGGTGATGCACGCCAACAACGAGATCGGTAACTTGAACGATATTGAGGCCATTGCGGAGATCTGCAGGAAGTATAACGCGGTGTTCCACTCCGACACGGTGCAGACCATGGGCCACTACCAGCACGACCTGCAGCAGCTGAAGGCCAACCTCATTGTGGGCTCGGCGCACAAGTTCCACGGCCCGAAAGGCGTGGGCTTCCTGTACTGCGATGCGGAAACGAAGATTCAGCCGCTGATACAGGGTGGGGCGCAGGAGCGCAACATGCGTGGCGGTACCGAGAACGTGTACGGCATCATTGGCCTGGCCAAGGCCCTGGAGATCGCCTACCGCGATATGGCCGAGCACCAGCAGCACATCCAGAGCCTGAAAGACCGCATGATCCACCAACTGCGCGAGCAGATGGACGACGTGAGCTTCAACGGCATGTCGGCGTTCGGGGATAAGAGCCTGTACACGGTGCTGAACGTGAGCCTCCCGGCCTCAGACCTAAACGAGATGCTGCTCTTCAGCCTCGATATTGCCAAGATATCGGCCTCAGGGGGTAGCGCCTGCAGCAGCGGCGCCAACACCGGCTCGCATGTGCTGCGTGCGCTGGAAGTGGATCCAAACCGCGGGTCCATACGTTTCTCGTTCAGCAAGTATAACACGCCGGAGGAGGTTGATTACGTGGCCGAAACACTAGCTAAAATGTATAAAAAGCAGCTGGCCTAA
- a CDS encoding energy transducer TonB, which produces MDASKLAKASLDDIVFEGRNRAYGAYLLRRLYNKHITVAAIVAIILFFLFISIPLISDLIKGDQAEEQVVERIVTEVDLAPPPPLDEATPPPPPPPPPDLPPPPPPVRATVKYTPPVVKRDEEVQEEEEIPDVEVLEEVDAGIETVEGDPNAPMDLGEIDGTSDVVAEVVEEKPYTYVEQMPTFPGGDGEMMKYLGKNIRYPAAAQRAGVEGLVVLSFVVSNTGEISDIQVVKALGAGTDEEAVRVVKSMPKWTPGKQNGRAVPVRYTLPVRFTIK; this is translated from the coding sequence ATGGACGCAAGTAAGTTAGCAAAAGCATCGCTTGATGATATCGTCTTTGAAGGGCGTAACAGAGCGTACGGTGCCTACCTACTTCGCAGACTTTACAACAAGCATATCACGGTTGCCGCTATTGTAGCAATTATACTGTTCTTCCTTTTCATCAGTATTCCTTTGATCTCTGATTTGATCAAAGGAGACCAGGCGGAAGAGCAAGTGGTAGAGCGAATTGTAACAGAAGTAGACCTGGCCCCACCACCACCATTAGATGAGGCTACGCCGCCACCACCACCACCGCCGCCGCCAGATCTTCCACCGCCGCCGCCACCAGTGCGTGCTACTGTAAAGTACACACCGCCAGTAGTGAAGCGTGACGAGGAAGTACAGGAGGAGGAAGAAATTCCGGACGTAGAAGTGCTAGAGGAAGTTGATGCGGGTATAGAAACCGTAGAAGGTGACCCGAATGCACCAATGGACTTAGGTGAGATTGACGGAACAAGCGATGTGGTAGCAGAAGTAGTAGAGGAGAAGCCTTATACTTACGTGGAGCAGATGCCAACCTTCCCGGGCGGCGACGGCGAAATGATGAAGTACTTAGGCAAGAACATCCGCTACCCAGCCGCTGCACAGCGCGCCGGAGTGGAAGGCCTGGTGGTACTTTCATTCGTGGTGAGCAACACAGGAGAGATCTCCGATATCCAGGTGGTGAAAGCCCTTGGAGCTGGTACTGACGAGGAAGCCGTACGCGTTGTTAAATCAATGCCGAAGTGGACTCCAGGAAAGCAGAACGGTAGAGCCGTACCTGTACGCTACACACTTCCAGTACGATTTACGATCAAATAA
- the hemH gene encoding ferrochelatase, with translation MSKKTTGKIGVLLVNLGTPDTPNTPDVRKYLREFLLDKRVIDIPAVQRYALINGIIAPFRAPKSAKVYKQLWTDRGSPLLYHGLDLQQKLQQALGNTYHVAFGMRYQSPSIQSALDELREQSVDRIIVLPLFPQYASASTGSVQDKVMEIVKDWWVIPSISFISSFCDDPGFIKAFAELGKKHMAQDDYDHVIFSYHGLPERQVLKGSDKGYCQLGACCNSYHKRNKYCYRASCFVTSRLLAAELGLNEDQYTVTFQSRLLKDPWLQPYTDEVLKTLPGKGIKKVLAYSPAFVADCLETTIEVGEEFKEMFEHAGGEKWQLVESLNSSDSWVEALKEMVLQN, from the coding sequence ATGAGCAAGAAAACTACCGGTAAGATTGGCGTGTTGCTGGTGAACTTAGGCACACCAGACACCCCCAACACCCCAGACGTTAGAAAGTACCTGCGCGAATTCCTGCTGGACAAGCGCGTGATAGACATACCTGCCGTGCAGCGCTACGCCCTGATCAACGGCATCATCGCCCCTTTCCGGGCGCCGAAGTCGGCCAAAGTATACAAGCAGCTCTGGACCGACCGCGGCTCACCGCTGCTCTACCACGGGCTGGACCTGCAGCAGAAGCTGCAGCAGGCGCTGGGCAACACCTACCACGTGGCCTTCGGCATGCGCTACCAGAGCCCAAGCATCCAGAGTGCCCTGGATGAGCTGCGCGAACAGAGTGTGGACCGCATCATCGTGCTGCCGCTCTTCCCGCAGTATGCCTCGGCCTCCACCGGCTCGGTGCAGGACAAGGTGATGGAAATCGTCAAAGACTGGTGGGTTATCCCAAGTATCAGCTTCATCTCTTCTTTCTGCGACGATCCGGGCTTTATCAAGGCCTTTGCCGAGCTGGGTAAAAAGCACATGGCCCAGGACGACTATGACCACGTGATCTTCAGTTACCACGGCCTGCCGGAGCGCCAGGTACTCAAAGGCAGCGACAAGGGCTACTGCCAACTGGGAGCCTGCTGCAACTCCTACCACAAGCGCAACAAGTACTGCTACCGCGCCTCCTGCTTTGTTACCTCCCGCCTGCTGGCCGCCGAGCTGGGCTTAAACGAAGACCAGTACACGGTTACCTTCCAGTCCAGGCTTCTGAAAGACCCCTGGCTGCAACCGTACACCGACGAAGTGCTCAAAACGCTTCCGGGCAAAGGCATTAAAAAAGTGCTGGCCTACAGCCCTGCCTTCGTGGCCGACTGCCTGGAAACGACCATTGAGGTTGGCGAAGAGTTTAAGGAGATGTTTGAGCACGCCGGCGGTGAGAAATGGCAGCTGGTGGAGAGCCTGAACTCCAGCGATAGCTGGGTAGAGGCACTGAAGGAGATGGTGCTACAGAACTGA
- a CDS encoding PstS family phosphate ABC transporter substrate-binding protein yields MKIKSLPIAAFAGLMALASCGGDPSTNLDTPTSGTINISVDESFQPIIESEINTFEGIYKYANINANYKPEGQVVKDLLNDSTKIAVLSRELTEEENAYFKKNNRVARVTKIAIDAVALITNRQNPDSLLTMDELKRIFNGEAKSWKDLDEDSPLGDITIVFDNNNSSTARYVRDSLIAGNKLPANTFASNSHKALVDYVEENKNALGVIGVNWVSDFDDSTVVGFLNRIKVLGISEDPAPVTTEAYYQPYQAYIAQEAYPLRRFLYIISTEGRTGLGTGFASYVASDKGQRLILKSGLVPATMPVRVISLD; encoded by the coding sequence ATGAAGATTAAATCACTACCTATAGCAGCCTTCGCGGGTCTTATGGCCCTGGCCAGCTGCGGCGGCGACCCTTCCACCAATCTTGACACCCCTACATCCGGCACCATCAACATCAGTGTGGATGAGTCATTCCAGCCTATTATAGAGTCGGAGATCAACACCTTTGAGGGCATCTACAAATACGCCAACATAAACGCAAACTATAAGCCCGAGGGACAGGTAGTAAAGGACCTGCTCAACGACAGCACTAAAATCGCCGTACTCTCACGGGAGCTGACGGAGGAGGAGAATGCCTATTTCAAAAAGAACAATAGAGTAGCCCGCGTGACCAAGATCGCGATCGATGCGGTGGCCCTGATCACTAACAGGCAGAACCCGGACTCGCTGCTGACAATGGACGAGCTGAAGCGGATCTTTAACGGGGAGGCAAAAAGCTGGAAAGACCTGGATGAGGATTCCCCTCTCGGCGACATCACGATAGTTTTCGATAACAACAACTCCAGCACCGCCCGCTACGTACGAGACTCGTTGATCGCAGGCAATAAATTGCCGGCAAACACGTTTGCATCAAACTCACACAAAGCCTTGGTAGACTATGTGGAGGAGAATAAAAACGCCCTCGGTGTTATAGGTGTGAACTGGGTAAGCGACTTTGACGACTCGACCGTGGTTGGCTTTTTGAACAGGATTAAAGTTCTGGGCATCAGCGAAGACCCTGCGCCAGTTACAACAGAAGCTTATTACCAGCCTTACCAGGCCTACATTGCACAGGAGGCTTACCCGCTGCGCCGTTTCCTGTATATCATTAGTACTGAAGGCCGTACAGGACTTGGCACAGGTTTTGCATCCTATGTAGCGAGTGACAAAGGCCAGCGCCTCATCCTTAAATCTGGGCTAGTGCCGGCAACCATGCCAGTAAGGGTCATAAGCCTGGATTAA
- a CDS encoding ExbD/TolR family protein, with translation MPKVKVKRKNPSLDMTPMVDLFFLLVTFFMLTATARPDEAVIVDTPSSASEIKIPDTNVITITIDNDSRVFFGVDGQQTKEALLDKMAGKYGVGFTEEERKTFSLLSNFGVPMSQLKSLLAMESSARKEVNQPGIPIDSARNELGDWILQTRLTNPKVVIAIKGDQDADYPTVKRVIDILQDRKVNRFNLITDMEAKPTNL, from the coding sequence ATGCCTAAAGTAAAAGTAAAAAGGAAAAACCCCTCGTTGGACATGACGCCAATGGTGGACTTATTCTTCTTGCTGGTTACTTTCTTTATGCTGACTGCAACGGCCCGTCCTGACGAGGCTGTTATAGTAGACACGCCTTCATCGGCGTCAGAGATCAAAATCCCGGATACTAACGTAATTACTATTACAATAGATAACGATAGCCGAGTGTTCTTTGGAGTTGATGGGCAGCAAACAAAGGAAGCGCTACTTGACAAGATGGCGGGCAAGTATGGCGTCGGTTTCACTGAAGAGGAGAGGAAAACATTCTCTCTCCTAAGTAACTTCGGAGTGCCAATGAGCCAACTTAAGTCTTTGCTAGCCATGGAGTCTTCAGCACGCAAGGAGGTAAACCAGCCAGGAATTCCAATCGATTCTGCTCGTAACGAGCTTGGCGACTGGATCCTGCAGACACGCTTAACGAACCCTAAGGTAGTTATTGCGATCAAAGGCGACCAAGATGCCGACTACCCGACTGTAAAGCGCGTAATCGACATCCTGCAAGACAGAAAAGTAAACAGGTTTAACCTGATTACGGACATGGAAGCGAAGCCTACGAACTTATAA